Proteins encoded in a region of the Stieleria neptunia genome:
- a CDS encoding BatA domain-containing protein, whose translation MSFLRLGALWALPLVLIPIVIHLIHRRRHPTAPWAAMMFLRRATQARRGPAKLRRWLILAVRTLVVAAVVFALARPLSSGMFGVAASRVVSGAPSVVVLDRSASMQRRTESGLTHQAAALRRVAETLRTLGTGRVVLIDSVSVAPIELADVDALTDPQWTGGAASAADVPTMLRVAMQYLMDHDHPVADVWVCSDGQANDWRPDAESWSQVAEAAESLGDGVRLHLVDVAEDPRVNTSVVVTRQRVVDTGSDSDPGSDKQLTVSAVVQRQDDASVVVPLRVLVGGVTKTFDVRVDGGRGELIDARVPVPDDQDTLYGRVSIPADVNAADDDWFFVASADRDRPIGLVTQSPCLALEVAADVLGNVVVAEDSPGGAEQGSRLQRPGQLTGGVACLIWQGQLPVGDDAAAVTRFLESGGSVVFFPPSDVDRANEFQAVRWEQWTRGTVRQARFDQWELPIAASCCLDGQMVRLAEIGAGELWIGKVRVGSGAAWFCGADVIDPDSLFVRDGLVLYGLLSEAIEASPLQIAGDGGIVAGTDDRRLQTVQTGAGAFNETAGIETLLASDNEAVGIPLGHGAGVFAQRHSAEGPPRVLAINRPAAESDPQTISDSQLQGLLGDGRWNHVVLRGPQADSGGGLVHEIWGVIWVMMIVGMLCEAWLTLPPRTRGESRWS comes from the coding sequence ATGAGCTTTTTGAGACTCGGAGCGCTGTGGGCTCTTCCGCTTGTGCTGATCCCGATTGTGATTCATCTGATTCACCGTCGCCGGCATCCCACCGCGCCGTGGGCGGCGATGATGTTTCTCCGCCGCGCCACCCAGGCACGTCGTGGTCCGGCAAAGCTGAGGCGGTGGTTGATCCTTGCGGTGCGAACCTTGGTCGTTGCGGCCGTCGTGTTCGCGCTGGCGCGTCCACTTTCCAGTGGCATGTTCGGCGTGGCGGCCAGCCGTGTCGTTTCCGGGGCACCGTCGGTGGTGGTCTTGGACCGGTCTGCCAGCATGCAGCGTCGAACCGAATCCGGATTGACCCACCAGGCGGCCGCACTCCGCCGCGTTGCGGAGACGCTGCGGACGCTGGGCACCGGGCGCGTGGTGCTGATCGACAGCGTCAGTGTCGCACCGATCGAGTTGGCGGATGTCGACGCATTGACCGATCCACAGTGGACCGGTGGGGCGGCATCTGCGGCGGACGTGCCGACGATGTTGCGCGTCGCGATGCAGTACTTGATGGACCATGATCATCCGGTCGCCGACGTTTGGGTCTGCAGCGATGGTCAAGCAAACGATTGGCGTCCGGATGCCGAGTCGTGGAGCCAAGTTGCTGAGGCGGCCGAGTCGTTGGGCGACGGCGTTCGTCTGCACCTGGTGGACGTCGCAGAGGACCCGCGCGTCAACACGTCGGTGGTGGTAACCCGCCAACGCGTCGTCGACACCGGTTCAGACAGTGATCCCGGTTCAGACAAGCAGCTGACGGTTTCGGCGGTCGTCCAGCGACAGGACGATGCCTCGGTCGTCGTTCCGCTGCGAGTCTTGGTCGGAGGCGTGACCAAAACCTTCGACGTCCGGGTCGACGGGGGACGGGGGGAATTGATCGATGCGCGTGTTCCGGTGCCGGACGACCAGGACACCCTTTACGGCCGGGTTTCGATACCGGCGGACGTGAACGCCGCGGATGATGATTGGTTTTTCGTCGCGTCCGCCGATCGGGATCGACCCATCGGGTTGGTTACCCAGTCGCCGTGTTTGGCCTTGGAAGTGGCCGCGGACGTTCTGGGCAACGTGGTTGTTGCCGAGGACTCGCCGGGCGGGGCAGAGCAGGGGAGTCGTTTGCAGCGACCGGGGCAGCTGACCGGTGGTGTGGCGTGTTTGATTTGGCAGGGACAGTTGCCCGTCGGCGACGACGCCGCGGCGGTCACGCGGTTTCTCGAGAGCGGCGGCAGCGTCGTCTTCTTTCCGCCGTCGGACGTCGACCGCGCGAACGAGTTCCAGGCGGTCCGCTGGGAACAATGGACTCGGGGCACCGTTCGGCAAGCCAGATTTGACCAGTGGGAATTGCCGATCGCCGCGTCGTGTTGCCTCGACGGCCAGATGGTGCGGTTGGCGGAGATCGGTGCGGGGGAGCTTTGGATCGGAAAGGTACGCGTCGGCAGCGGAGCGGCTTGGTTTTGCGGAGCCGATGTGATCGATCCCGACAGCTTGTTCGTCAGGGATGGATTGGTGCTGTATGGATTGTTGTCCGAAGCGATCGAGGCAAGCCCGCTGCAGATTGCCGGTGATGGCGGAATCGTGGCGGGCACCGACGACCGACGTTTGCAAACCGTGCAAACGGGGGCGGGGGCATTCAATGAAACGGCAGGCATTGAAACGCTGCTTGCCAGCGACAACGAAGCCGTCGGCATACCACTGGGACATGGCGCCGGCGTGTTTGCACAGCGACACTCCGCGGAAGGCCCGCCGCGCGTGTTGGCGATCAATCGTCCGGCGGCGGAATCCGATCCCCAGACGATCTCCGATTCGCAGCTCCAGGGGTTGCTCGGCGATGGACGCTGGAACCACGTCGTCCTGCGCGGTCCCCAAGCCGACTCCGGCGGCGGTCTGGTGCACGAGATCTGGGGGGTGATCTGGGTGATGATGATCGTCGGGATGTTGTGTGAAGCCTGGTTGACGTTGCCGCCGCGCACGCGAGGTGAATCGCGATGGTCGTGA